In Neomonachus schauinslandi unplaced genomic scaffold, ASM220157v2 HiC_scaffold_1099, whole genome shotgun sequence, one DNA window encodes the following:
- the LOC110583691 gene encoding endogenous retrovirus group K member 18 Env polyprotein-like isoform X2: MDRFALGSPRDGSSHGPIRTVPYRRRDRAPGPDLPLQAMAHLSLGPCRRRHTFAITFPTWGQIKKLSGEGQNLLQRTGKAHSPENLFLAMCALLTVSSSAEVTNVSYWAYIPNPPMMEPTPWGSADISVYTVPPILSPPWKNFTSLNRDDGAPFNFSYKGDGPYICLGPSPCLEMNWQNWILPGNSTLTSRTQLQRLEAWSLNMTWEDVTFVEFPSLPTCPDFTYREHGYKPFVWQECVGRFAKRYKDFIMWGPYGQFFTNCSEWNKTYCSPLLSHRIPSRKSRTLKSQTEIIQSDRLMAWGDGEIADPRIAHRKFPDHIQTHLWKIAAALRPIRLYQGQYVGTSRSPSNYTSSSFKETNITACVPLPYLFLVGKLNFNNGISCINCQLYSCLNTSVSVGSDHVIMILQQRSHIWLPVNLERHWAQNPVDIFVMEFFKKILQRTKRFLGLVVATILSLITVTTLAAISGIALYTSLQTKHFVEIWHQDSRDLWLSQTMIDTRLQTQIDVLKQTVSWLGKKVLTLERQIWLHCDWNSTTFCVTNLKYNESQHEWSIVQNYLEGNSSAIDMINNLQTNVQEVFGKSFQTEDAANLADIFLKNLDKHLEGLDPKGIIQSLGHTAGGIGLVLLIIMVCLILLYFCHLRPTRSSLVTLWKAMLLQQKKKEGIEVAQVG, translated from the coding sequence ATGGACAGATTTGCTCTTGGATCCCCGCGCGATGGCTCCAGCCACGGACCAATTCGGACGGTACCGTACCGACGACGGGATCGCGCTCCGGGCCCTGATCTTCCATTACAAGCCATGGCACATCTGAGTCTGGGCCCTTGCCGCCGCCGTCATACGTTTGCTATTACTTTTCCCACTTGGGGACAGATAAAAAAGCTTAGTGGGGAAGGGCAAAATCTTTTGCAGCGTACTGGAAAGGCTCATTCACCTGAGAATCTATTTTTGGCCATGTGCGCCCTCCTCACTGTTTCTTCTTCAGCTGAGGTCACTAATGTAAGCTATTGGGCCTATATACCTAATCCCCCAATGATGGAGCCTACCCCCTGGGGCTCTGCGGATATCTCCGTTTATACGGTTCCTCCAATATTATCTCCGCCTTGGAAAAACTTCACTTCTCTTAATCGTGATGATGGTGctccttttaatttctcttacaaAGGGGATGGCCCTTACATATGTTTGGGGCCTTCTCCTTGTTTGGAGATGAATTGGCAAAATTGGATTCTGCCTGGCAATAGTACTCTTACTTCTAGGACCCAACTACAAAGGCTTGAAGCCTGGTCCCTGAATATGACTTGGGAAGACGTTACTTTTGTagaatttccctcccttcctactTGTCCTGATTTTACATATCGGGAACATGGATATAAGCCGTTTGTATGGCAAGAATGTGTTGGGAGATTTGCAAAGCGTTATAAGGATTTCATCATGTGGGGGCCTTATGGTCAATTTTTTACAAATTGCTCTGAATGGAATAAAACATATTGTAGTCCTTTATTATCTCATAGGATTCCATCAAGGAAGAGTCGAACACTGAAGAGTCAGACAGAAATAATACAGAGTGACCGTCTAATGGCTTGGGGAGACGGCGAAATTGCAGATCCTCGAATCGCACATCGAAAATTTCCTGATCATATTCAAACGCACCTCTGGAAGATTGCAGCTGCTCTCCGACCTATTCGACTGTATCAGGGACAATACGTTGGCACTTCTAGATCCCCATCTAATtatacttcttcttcttttaaagaaactaatattacagCCTGTGTACCTTTGCCTTACCTCTTCCTAGTGggaaaacttaattttaataatggaatTAGCTGTATAAACTGTCAGTTATATTCTTGTCTTAATACCTCGGTTTCCGTTGGGTCAGATCATGTCATTATGATACTGCAGCAACGCTCTCATATATGGCTTCCTGTTAATTTAGAAAGGCATTGGGCTCAAAATCCTGTGGATATATTTGTCATggaattctttaagaaaattttacaaCGAACCAAAAGATTTCTTGGTCTAGTTGTAGCGACCATTTTGAGTCTAATTACTGTCACTACATTGGCCGCAATTTCAGGGATTGCGTTATATACCTCGCTACAGACTAAACACTTTGTAGAAATCTGGCATCAAGATTCTCGAGATTTATGGCTTTCTCAAACTATGATAGATACTCGGTTACAAACACAGATTGATGTTCTTAAACAAACTGTGAGTTGGTTAGGAAAAAAGGTATTGACTCTAGAACGACAAATCTGGCTACATTGTGATTGGAATTCTACAACTTTTTGTGtgactaatttaaaatataatgagtcTCAACATGAATGGAGTATCGTTCAAAATTATCTGGAGGGTAATTCTTCCGCTATAGATATGATTAATAATCTGCAGACCAATGTACAAGAAGTGTTTGGAAAATCATTTCAAACCGAGGATGCTGCGAATTTAGcagatatatttcttaaaaatttagataAGCATTTAGAAGGGTTAGACCCAAAAGGAATTATACAAAGTCTGGGGCACACTGCTGGAGGCATTGGCCTTGTCTTACTTATTATAAtggttt